GTTCGCTTTTGCCGATTTGCCGTCGCCCATAGATAATCGCAAGCTCTGCAGTATTGCTCGAATAGAGCGCCTCCAACCGATTGAGCTCCTTGATTCGATTGACGAACTGGTCCATGCTCTCAGTTATAGTGGGAGGTACATAGTGACTTCGGAGTTAGAACTCAAACTATTATAGTTCAAACTATTATAGTTCAAACTCTAATATTCTGTCTCCTACTCTCTGAGTAGGCACCACCATCCAATTCTCAAAGAGATAGTTGGTGGCTGCGTCGTCGTCGTCAGTGATGTAGAACCCTACTCTTCTGATTGTCCGCTCACTCGCCTATCGAGCCAAATAGTAAACGAGTGACTCGTGGAGAAGATGGGCCCGTCGTGATTGGCGCTTCGGGAGACGATTCCGTTCAACACCCGGGCCTCGATTTTCTGTGGGTGTTCGCCGACGGTCGCGACAGCGCGCTCCATCTGCTAAGCATTGTCGCGGGTCCACACGAGACGTCGTGGGCCGAGGTCAGCTCGGCTGCACTGGGAACGTCGCTCGCGAGTCGTCGTCGCTCCCGTGGTAAATTCGTGCCCCAGCGGCCGTCCGCGAGGAGTAGAACCCAGCATCGGTCGCAGCGACCGTCACTCGGAGCGTGTCACCGACGGCGAGGCGGCGCTGGAGGGCCGTCATCTCCACCTCGACTGTTCGCCGTTCATCGCCGGTTTGGTGAACCGGAGTGACCTGGTCGTGAACGAGTGTCTCGCCGTCAGCTGTGCGGTGGTACACCTTCACGAACAGCCGCGGATCGGTCCCGAGCGGCTCGAGGTCGAGTTCGAGGCTGGGTGCGCCAAGGAGTTCACGGGCCTCTGTGACGAGATAGTCGAAGTGGACAGCCGTCACACCGTCGAGGAGATCTTCCTCCTCGCTCGTCAGTTGACTCGATGAGCTGGGGGCGATACTGTTGTACACCACCGTCTCGTCGTCGAGTTTTGCGTCCGAGAACGTCACGGTCCACTCTTTGGTGTTCCGTGGGTCGATGTCGTTCGTCGTCGACCACGTGTCACGCTGGGTCTCGTAGTACTCCACCTGCGGGAAGCCAGACTCCTCGTCGCGCCGGAGATGTGAATCGATGAACTCGAGTGCTCGGGAGTCGAGCCGTGCGTTCATCTCCGAATCGGCGGTCTCCTCGAACGTGTGTCCACCGCGGAACAGCACCAACTTCGATTCCACGCCGTTGTCGCGGATTGCGTGGTAGTTCCAGATCGCCTCGTTCGTGATGAACAACGTATCGGTCCACGACGAGATGAGTAGCGTCGGTGTCTCGAGCAGGGCCGTCTTCGATACCGGCGAGCGAGACGCATAGAACGCCGCTGACTCGCTGTCGAATTCGTTCTGTGCAGTCGACGTGACGAACGCATCGGGCACCTCCTCGGTGACGCCGTACTCCAAGTCGTATATCGACGGTTGGCCGTCACCGGAGGTGAGCCCCCGAGCGCCGGCAATACCCGTCGCCAGTAACAGTGAGTCCCATCCAACCTTCACGACGCCACGCGGTGCGAGCGAGAACCGGAGGTCGTGCCACGCCCAGCGCGGGACGGCGGCGTCGAGCGGACTCCCTTCGGTGAAGTCGATGGTGTCGAACGTAGCCGAATCGGGGAGTAACGCGTCGGCTGCGTCGGGAGTCGAGACTGCCATCGTGTTGAGTTGGATGCCACCGGCATAGGAGAGCCCGTCCATCGCACAGACCGGGCCGTTCGTGGAGCGTTCGACGTCGACCGAGACACCGCCCACCTCACCCTGTGCGAGCTGGTCGAGCAGGGTAAGCGCGTC
This sequence is a window from Haladaptatus sp. QDMS2. Protein-coding genes within it:
- a CDS encoding CocE/NonD family hydrolase, coding for MTQNLTRRRALSRLAAMGLVAAGVSVTDAGTVAADASYTRTDFTTTSWDGTDLVGSLYVPDSDGPHPVVLGTHGWGGDHGSPAVARRADVFASNDYVFCAYDSRGFGESGGEVGVDGPNEVADALTLLDQLAQGEVGGVSVDVERSTNGPVCAMDGLSYAGGIQLNTMAVSTPDAADALLPDSATFDTIDFTEGSPLDAAVPRWAWHDLRFSLAPRGVVKVGWDSLLLATGIAGARGLTSGDGQPSIYDLEYGVTEEVPDAFVTSTAQNEFDSESAAFYASRSPVSKTALLETPTLLISSWTDTLFITNEAIWNYHAIRDNGVESKLVLFRGGHTFEETADSEMNARLDSRALEFIDSHLRRDEESGFPQVEYYETQRDTWSTTNDIDPRNTKEWTVTFSDAKLDDETVVYNSIAPSSSSQLTSEEEDLLDGVTAVHFDYLVTEARELLGAPSLELDLEPLGTDPRLFVKVYHRTADGETLVHDQVTPVHQTGDERRTVEVEMTALQRRLAVGDTLRVTVAATDAGFYSSRTAAGARIYHGSDDDSRATFPVQPS